A genomic stretch from Aedes albopictus strain Foshan chromosome 2, AalbF5, whole genome shotgun sequence includes:
- the LOC115266318 gene encoding uncharacterized protein LOC115266318, protein MSVSSRRSSISNASARARLNLERLEVKKVLAEKMLDLELREQERKIELARIQKEGELERRKLELQRDYEEEKLRLMEEELLDDADRSLRSQQSSNSKIILVLC, encoded by the exons ATGTCCGTGTCGTCCAGAAGGTCGTCGATTTCGAATGCGAGTGCTCGAGCTCGACTAAATCTAGAGAGGCTCGAAGTTAAGAAAGTTCTCGCCGAGAAAATGTTGGACCTGGAGCTACGGGAACAAGAAAGGAAGATCGAACTCGCCCGCATACAAAAGGAGGGAGAATTGGAACGCAGGAAGCTGGAGCTACAACGGGATTACGAGGAAGAGAAGCTACGTCTGATGGAGGAAGAGCTGCTTGATGATGCTGATAGGAGTCTACGTTCCCAGCAGAGCAGTAATAGTAAG ATTATTTTAGTCTTGTGCTGA
- the LOC109421401 gene encoding probable cytochrome P450 303a1 codes for MYWYYLACFIVVFVIFLYLDCIKPANFPPGPKWYPIIGSALEIARARQQTGMLCKAIKLIASKYEHKGVIGFKVGKDKTVMAISGDSLREMMSNEDLDGRPTGIFYETRTWGLRRGVLLTDEDFWQEQRRFIVRHLKEFGFARKGMAEIIGNEAEHVKHDFRALVEAGNGKALVQMQSAFSVYILNTLWLMMAGIRYTRENKDLKYLQSLLHELFANIDMMGALFSHFPFIRFFAPRLSGYKQFVEIHNLMHKFIGAEVENHKKSFNETDEPRDLMDVYLKILQSNRDVPESFSQEQLLAVCLDMFIAGSETTTKTLGFAFLHLVRQRETQLKVQKELDEVVGRNRLPTLEDRANLPYCEAVVLEALRMFMANTFGIPHRALRDTKLCGYDIPKDTMLVGMFRGMMLNDWESPTSFKPERFLKGGKIVIPPNFHPFGVGRHRCMGEMMGKANLFLFITTLFQSFDFLVPEGDPLPSDEPIDGATPSVRQYTALIVPR; via the exons ATGTACTGGTATTATCTTGCCTGTTTTATCGTAGTTTTTGTGATATTTCTATATTTGGACTGTATCAAACCGGCGAATTTCCCACCTGGCCCAAAATGGTACCCAATCATCGGAAGTGCCTTAGAGATAGCACGTGCTCGACAGCAAACAGGCATGCTTTGCAAAGCTATAAAACTAATAGCCTCAAAGTACGAACACAAAGGAGTAATTGGCTTTAAAGTTGGCAAAGATAAGACTGTGATGGCCATTTCTGGAGACTCGCTCCGAGAAATGATGAGCAATGAGGATCTCGATGGGAGACCAACTGGAATATTTTACGAAACTCGCACCTGGGGCCTTCGGAGAGGTGTTCTGCTGACGGATGAAGACTTTTGGCAAGAGCAAAGACGATTTATAGTGCGTCACTTGAAAGAGTTTGGATTTGCGAGGAAAGGAATGGCGGAGATTATAGGAAATGAAGCTGAACATGTAAAACATGATTTTCGGGCTTTGGTTGAGGCTGGAAATGGAAAAGCACTTGTACAAATGCAGAGCGCGTTTTCCGTTTACATCTTGAATACCCTGTGGCTGATGATGGCTGGAATTCGATATACCAGAGAAAACAAGGACTTGAAATACCTGCAGTCTCTGCTGCATGAATTATTTGCTAATATCGACATGATGGGTGCACTATTCAGCCATTTTCCGTTTATAAGATTTTTCGCACCAAGACTTTCAGGGTACAAACAGTTTGTGGAAATTCACAATCTCATGCACAAATTTATTGGAGCAGAAGTGGAAAACCACAAAAAATCATTCAACGAAACGGATGAACCACGTGATCTGATGGATGTGTATTTAAAAATTTTGCAATCTAATCGCGACGTTCctgaaagcttctcccaagaacaACTGTTGGCAGTTTGTCTGGACATGTTCATCGCTGGCTCGGAAACTACAACAAAGACTCTCGGTTTCGCGTTTCTGCATCTGGTCAGGCAACGCGAAACTCAACTAAAAGTACAAAAAGAATTGGACGAAGTTGTAGGGCGAAATCGTCTTCCCACGTTAGAGGATAGAGCAAA TTTGCCGTACTGTGAAGCAGTTGTACTTGAGGCTTTACGTATGTTCATGGCGAATACTTTCGGTATTCCTCATCGAGCCCTGCGGGACACAAAACTGTGCGGATATGATATTCCAAAA GATACGATGTTAGTAGGAATGTTCCGCGGTATGATGTTAAATGATTGGGAATCACCAACTTCCTTCAAACCGGAGCGATTTTTGAAGGGTGGAAAAATTGTCATTCCTCCCAACTTCCATCCGTTTGGTGTTGGTCGACATCGCTGTATGGGTGAAATGATGGGCAAAGCCAACTTGTTCCTCTTTATCACAACTCTCTTCCAATCATTTGATTTCCTAGTGCCAGAAGGTGACCCATTACCGTCAGATGAGCCGATTGATGGAGCAACGCCAAGTGTGCGGCAGTACACAGCATTGATTGTTCCTCGGTAA